The region taatttttttttggttcccCAAGGTACCCTCACAGCCGATAGCCATGAGACTAATTTTCGAGGCTCTGAGATCACGTTAAGTTGGTAGgcctctcccaacaaatgctTCTCCATACGCACCGTCCAGGAATCGAACCACCCGTTGTGCTACATAATTTCAAGATATTATAATCAAAATATAacttattaataataaaataataaaaatataatttgtatTGGCTAAACTacacttttggtcctccacgATGCACGTTGTTCACTTGTGTGATTTTGGTCCTAAATGAAATTTATTAGCATTTCTCATCCATAATGTTAACTATCGTTTGCAGTTGTGATCCCTAGGTTTTCGAATTAGGGATTATATTCTCAATCCATGGTCACGGGAGGTGCACATGTCATGCCAACTCACCcctctcttttttctctcttcaacaTGTGGTGCCAACTCACAGAAAATTAAAACTGCAAACAACAGTTAACATTAGGGATGAAAAATGCTAACGaatttcattttgggccaaaaTCGCACGAATGAACAACGTGGGGGGACTAAAAGTGCAGTTGAACCaattatatttattgaaatagtTCAACCTATTTGAGTTAAAAGGGTTATGGACAAGGTTGACAAGATCGGGATCCTGCCTAGGATCGAGAGACGGGCTAAAAGATTGTAAATCAGAAGATCAGGATCGGATCGTAAGATCCCACTAGAAATGAAAATATTTACTTCATTAAATAAACACATGTAGAAATTTACACAGGTGATGAAAATAATCTTATTCACGTGAGCTTAAACTagaaatttataatatattggAATCCAACATTTGTTAAACGACCATAAATAAGGGcctaacaaaacaaaacaaaatcatatAGTTTATTTAAAACTCTTAGATGATAAAATTCATTaaagtttttaaatttaaaacataTGGATGTAAGTGTCAGAGAATAACAACTCAAATAGTTCTATGTGATGGCCGATGGCAGAGGTCATGGCGAAGGTCAACAAAGAAGACGATGAGAGCGGTTGCGAAGGTCCTGCACCTCAAGCGAGTCTCTCTTTTGGTTCAAAACACTAGTTGGGATTGGATCGGGATCCTAGGTCATAgccccaaagatcaggatcttTGAGAGATCCTACAACAATGAGATCCTATATGGGATCTGGATCGTAAAGCCCCAAAAGAATCGTAAAATCGTAAGATTCTAAGATGGGAGTAGCATGATCCCTAATGGATCTCcttgcatcacacatcctataCTCTTCTTCCCTAGTCCTCATAGCTTCATTATAAGCACGCAATGTGCCTCAATTCCAGGTCAATGTCTCGTCTCCAACTCTTCTGGAGTTCCAGCCATGATGCTCTTTGCCCTTCTTCTTTGTAAATTTTTCGGATAAAATAACAATGTACTGGATCAATTATACCTTGTACCCACTAACAAACAAGGATTAGAAGCACTAGTACAAAATAAGAAGAAATAAAATCGGGAACGACGCCAAAAACTTAATAGCTCCTCTACAAATGTACAAATTTTCTTGTAATAATAAAATgtcgaaccacaaggattgtgaATTTAATACTACTTTCAATTAATTTGGATATTAAGGTTTTGTTGTTAATTCCCCAATAAAAGAGAAATAGACAACAAATAGTTTAAAATGGCAATAATTATATGAGAAAAGAGTATATGGGGCATAACTTTTATCAATTTATAATTATTTCTTTAATATTGCGTATGAACTCCTTCATTCTATTTATGATGCTTTGTCAAGGTTTTTACTTGTTAATAATGTCTTAACCAAGTAAAGCTCTTAATTTAATTGTTAGAAGTAATGTCTCAGTTCCTAAtcaaattcaattaaaaaatgattACCCATAGCATCGACCCCCAAGCATTAACCTTATGTCTAGAgcgtaattttttttatcaatcccCACCCAAAATTCTTATTCCTAACCAATCAGTCGATTGCGTGTGAACTAGTAAAATACTTGCGTATATtcaaattcaattaaaatagGTGAAGAAATTCATAGTTGAAAAGAAAATCCATACATAATTCTGAAATGTTAAAgcataataaataaattgaatttGTTAGCCCCAAGTACTGTAAACGTTTAGCCAATCATGGATTTTATGATCAtcctagaaaaagaaaaagagtctaATATCTGACAAGAAATCCCTAATAGTGTGTATCTCCTCATATTTATATCATTACAtttttgcttttgaaaaaaaaaatccctaaTAGCGCCTCCCAAAAAAGCTGCCCAAAGTCCATAGTATCAAGTTAAATAGCAAAACAAATTGAACCaaattcaaaaaagaaaagttaaatagaaaaacaaatttTCCATCACAAAATTCTCAATTTTTGAGAAAAAATCTTCACAAATTAAATCGACTTAATCATTGGATACATTATTCTCATCATCAAAATAttctatttcaataaaaaataaaaatagtctTCGTGCGGAGCTTTTGACCATCCTCCGGGGTTTGAGTTTGTGTTGGGAGCATGTCACAGATGTGTGGAGCTTTTCACGAACTCGATGCTTGCTTTGGGTCTTATTACATCAGATCATCCTATGTTTCATCCGTATGCTTGCATTATTAGTAGCATTAAGAGCCTTCTTCGTCGGAGTTGAGTTGTTCACTGTCATCACTTGCTTCACGAAGGAAATGTTGTTGCTAACTATTTGGCCAAGCTTGGTTCAACCCACTCGAGTGCTATTTCCTTTTGGAGTTCTCATGTGGCTGTTGTTATATCCCTGTTGCAAGTTGATGCGCTTGGCGTGGCATTTTTAAGGCCTTAGTTTCTTCtgcctttttttcttttctttgctgttgttataaaaaaaatctcatttcctccaaaatccttcaaaatttaacaaatttttaccatttttttaaaacttgTACAAGTGTATCATATATCAAATCCATCACTAAAgtgtttcaaaagaaaataatgaTTTAATGATTTTAAAGAAGGGAGTCCTCTATTGTCCAGTTGTTGTTCACTGTTGGTTAGTTCTGACCCATTCTTTCTCTGAAGGTTTACGGTTATCTTGAGAAGGGCATGCTATTGATGTCGTTGTTTTTTTGCTTCTAGTCGTGTTTTCTAGAGTTGACCTTTTCTATCTGGGTTCTGCCTTGCtgatctttattttcttttttctctttgtaCAAGGGTTAGAGCACCCCTTGTGTCCTGTTATATTTATACATGTCCATtttgcttattaaaaaaataatccaTCACTAaagtatttcaaaaaaaaaaaatgatttaatgATTTTATACATATGGCAATTGAGAGAGACCAAATGTGCACAATTTTTAAAGTAGAAGGACTTGAAATACGAAAGGGACCTAAATGGCACATAATCTAAATTAAGTGATGAAATATACAATTAAATCTAAGAAGAAAATACAGAATCAGGTTTTCAAATTTCAAGTTTCTTCTACCAGCTCAAaagagttttttatttaataaaaaaatagaaaaaaactgCTCCATGTTCATTGTTGCTACTTTGATACAGCTGTCTACAGTCTCTTTCCTTTGCAAGTTCTGCTGAAACAAGAACCAGATCGAACTCCACCATCCCCAAATTCAGTTATTGTTGACTTCGTGAAAATAAGATTCCATTGTTGACTCCACCACCACACACCATGAGCGTCATCGACCTTCTAACCAGAGTTGACACCATTTGCAACAAGTACGACAAATACGACGTCGAACGCCACCGTGAATCCAACCTCTCCGGCGACGATGCATTTGCCAGACTCTACGCCACCGTCGACGCCGACATCGAGGCACTCAATCAGGTCAGTGTCTTGATTTTGTGCCCTAATTGGTCTAATCTTGTATGGGAATTAACGATTTCGAGTTGAATTTCTCGATTTTGTGTAGAAAGCTGAAACTGCTTCTAAGGAGAAAGGTAAGGCTTCTGCTGTAGCGATCAATGCGGAGATTCGTCGAACCAAGGCTAGGTTGCTTGAAGAAGTTCCCAAGTTGCAGAAATTGGCTGTCAAAAAGGTTTGTTGGGTTTTTTGATTTGGGAATTCTCATCAATTTTGTAGCTGGAGTTGTTAAGCTGCAATGAATGTTGACTTGTTTTGCTTAATGAATCTAAGTAATAGCTTGTTTGCTGCTAAGATGATTTGTTTAATGGAATTGGAGATTTTTTTGTTAATGTGTGAATTTTGAGAAAAACAAGACAGATTGTGTGTTGGAAAACCTATTAGGTTTTTAGGTTGGGAAGAGAAGTGATTTTGGTTGAAACTACTGATAATAGCTTTCATTGGGAGAGAAGTGATTCTGGAAGATTTAACTGTGGATCCAAGAGCACGTTGTTTATTGTATGACATCTGATTTTACTAGTGCAACTATCCATCTATGAAAAGGAGCAGACTTGTTATTTCTGTTTATAACTCTGATTGTTTCAGTTTATTATTGACATAGGAGAAGCTTTCTTGGTTAGCTTCTCGAAAAGCCATTAAGTTTATGAAATATGATTCAATTTAACCAAAGTTCCAAACATTACTTTTATACAGTGAAAATGCTTAATCCAAAAAAGAAGGTACCCGTTTGGACCAATAAACACTTATTGAAGCTTATGTAGTGCTTTTTCTACTAGATAAGCTCCGATAAGTCCGTATCAGTACAGGCTCAACTGCTCAAGGTCTCATACACCCTTCTAGCCTGTATCCAAATTGGATCTTCCATTTTGTTGGAAATATAATCATTCATATGTCCTTTACTCAATAGCTTATTTTGTTGGAAATATAATCATTCAGATGTCctttacccaatagcttaagcttttgggataattggttcctGATATAGTATCAAAGCCTCTATAActaagtggtctagagttcgacCCTTGCCGTTcccaattcttctaataaaaagttgaattttagGACATGGTAGGTGGACCTGTGCATTGTCCactccacgcttcaagcccaagtgGGCTCTTGCATGAGAGagcgtgttagaaatataatcattCATATGTCCTTtaccaatagcttaagcttttgagataattggttcatgacacatttggtttgtttgttttctccaaagcctgtttgtttgttttgcacTAAGTAACTTAATTGCATGAGGAGTTTCAAATTTAGTAGCATTTGGATGGTGCATGATACAATATATCCACAGGTAAAGGGGCTTTCATCGCAAGAATTTGCTGCCCGTAATGATTTGGTTCTTGCATTGCCGGAGAGAATCCAAGCTATCCCAGATGGGACTCCTGCTGCGCCAAAACAAACTGGAGGCTGGGCATCTTCGGGCTCACGTCCGGATATTAAGTTTGATTCTGGTAATTGAAGCTATCCATTCCAATGTCTCAGGCTGATTCAGTTATAGTATTCCATCTGTGGGAGGCTTTTGGATTGATTGCTCCATTCTTATGTGTGAATTACTGAATCATCTCAAATACAGATGGGCGATTTGATGACGAATACTTCCAACAAACTGAGGAATCAAGTCGATTCAGGAACGAATATGAAATGCGTAGAATAAAACAGGCAAGTATCTTTAGCAGTTGTGAGAACTTTGCTGTTGTCTTTTACTTGATATATATGCTGATTGTTGAATGTCAATTGACTCAGTCAAGCAAGGGTTTCAACTTCACTCTCTAATTAGATATGTCATATAACTTTTTAGGATCAAGGTTTGGATGTGATTGCAGAAGGGTTGGATACATTGAAAGACATGGCACATGATATGAATGAGGTCAGTTACCTTATTGTTTTTATCTTCCCTcctctgtgtgtgtgtgtgtgtgtgtgtgtgttcaaATACTTGTTTctgaatttttgtttttatgtcaTTTTGTGCAAAATACAGGAACTGGATAGACAAGTTCCACTGATGGATGAGATTGACACTAAGGTGAGAATTATTAATTTCGCCAGTACCCCTATGGCCCAATCAAAGGCTAAAGAATTTGAAATATCGGCTTTTGCAACTTGAATGGCTAAGTTGAAGTTAATCTGATACAATTTTTTGTCATCTTTACAGGTGGACCAGGCAGCATCTGACCTTAAGAATACCAATGTTAGACTTAAAGACACAGTTATCCAGGTTACCTAACGACAACTCTGGTCTAAGATTCCCTTTAAGTTTTAGTTATATCAGTGATAGATCTCTTCCAGTGTTGCTTACATTTTATGCATTTTGGTTTTCACACAGCTTCGGTCCAGTCGAAATTTCTGCATCGATATTGTTTTGTTGATTATAATTCTGGGAATTGCTGCCTACTTATACAAGTAAGGCTGCTATCTCTTTTCATTAACTTTTTTCTCATGAATTTTAAGCCAAAAGTACTTCTTCTAGCCCTGCCTAATTTGCTTGTTGATTTGAATATGGGAACTATTTACTCTGTCACTTgagtttacattttttattttgccCCTTGCATTGAAGATCTAAAACGTAAATTCTGAAATTGGGCACATGGTTTGTTAGTAAAGCATGTCTAATGTTTCCAATGTCTGAACCGGTCATTGAACCACCTAAGACATTTCATTGTGTATTAATTCAACTGTGGTCAAACCAATgagtatattttattaaaaattaacaGTACTATTGACTAATAAACATATTGTATgtcatgtaaaataaaaaatcaattaggGAATAGATAATAATAATCCATGTACATTGGTTATAATTTGACACTGGACCTTTTATTTGGccaaaatgtattttttattaaaataaaattagaaagaGAATAATTGAATAAAACAGAAATGAGTTGGTTCAAATTGTTATTTTACCACTGGTTCTGGACCGGTTTGATCAGTTATCACTGAATTCTGAAATACACCTGACCGGATCATCAGTTTTCTAGTTGAACTGGCTAGTCCGATCCAGTTTTGTGAACTGTGTATTCCTACTTTGTTTATTTAACTAAAGTGTGAAGTCACTGCCGAACATACATAATCTCATATTCTTCCTTAGATCCTGTGTCTCTTGTACCTTTGCTTAGTTTCCTACAATGGTAATCCTGTCATTGATTTCCTTCGCGATTCATATTAGCATCTCCTCCACTGCCTCGTTTAAATAATCATAATTCATGACCCTTCCATAGTGCTGTACTGCCAAATTTTATTGTAATTAGGGGAAGTTTAGGTGAATTGTAGCTAAGGCATCCGTTTGAAATTAGAGAAGAATATGCTTTTCCAGTAAAAATAGAATGTTTACCTGAAATAGTTACTTGTGATTTGCAAACCGCTCTAGCCAAATGAACTTCTGGGAAATTTGAAATGATACCATCATGTTATAGAAAGTTCAATCATATTCGTGGAGATGATAATCATGTAATGGTAGCAACTAGGGTAGGGAGTATTATAATTTTCTAGAATTGGGGATTGTGCATGTAATTTCCATTTTGACCCCCCTATATTGTTTCTTTAGAACATAAGAATAGAAAACTACAGTATAAATCAATTCCAATGCAATTGTGTTGAAAACAATTTATGTTCTGTTTGtacttaaaatttaatattgttATCTGTAGGAAGAGTTATTAGCTGAAACTCTTGTAAGTAATTCATGTTGGTCATTTTATTATAGCGTTGCTGAGATAATGGTTATCTTGGCATTTTCTTGGGTGGTGTTTACTACTTATCTTCCATGCTTTATTTGCTTCTTGGGATAACTTTCTGATTTGCGTTTGCAGTGTATTAAAGAAATGAATAGATGCACAAGACCACGGATGTGTTCGAATGGTTTCCTTATAATTCTTGTATCACAAGAATAtcgtatcaatttttttttttcaattttttttttctatctttgtGAAAAATTCTACTATCTGAGAGTTATACTGTCCTTTATATAAGCAGTCTTGCGTCTGCAGTTATGCTCCATAACATTAGTATGTTTAGTAGTTGCGGCTTGTTTTGTATATTTGATTAGGTATATTATGTTTATACA is a window of Lotus japonicus ecotype B-129 chromosome 5, LjGifu_v1.2 DNA encoding:
- the LOC130718862 gene encoding syntaxin-71-like; this translates as MSVIDLLTRVDTICNKYDKYDVERHRESNLSGDDAFARLYATVDADIEALNQKAETASKEKGKASAVAINAEIRRTKARLLEEVPKLQKLAVKKVKGLSSQEFAARNDLVLALPERIQAIPDGTPAAPKQTGGWASSGSRPDIKFDSDGRFDDEYFQQTEESSRFRNEYEMRRIKQDQGLDVIAEGLDTLKDMAHDMNEELDRQVPLMDEIDTKVDQAASDLKNTNVRLKDTVIQLRSSRNFCIDIVLLIIILGIAAYLYNVLKK